A part of Myxococcus landrumus genomic DNA contains:
- a CDS encoding bactofilin family protein, translated as MANTVIGSSIVIDGEISGDEDLVIQGTVKGKISLKESLYVEGSGVVEADIETQNVEIGGKVTGNIVASDKVELKTDCRVVGDIKAPRILIADGASFKGNVDMDMKER; from the coding sequence ATGGCGAATACGGTCATCGGTTCGAGCATCGTCATCGACGGAGAGATTTCCGGAGACGAGGACCTGGTCATCCAGGGTACCGTGAAGGGGAAGATCTCCCTCAAGGAGAGTCTCTACGTGGAGGGCAGTGGCGTCGTCGAGGCGGACATCGAGACGCAGAACGTGGAGATTGGCGGCAAGGTGACGGGCAACATCGTCGCCAGCGACAAGGTGGAGCTGAAGACGGACTGCCGCGTGGTGGGCGACATCAAGGCGCCGCGCATCCTCATCGCCGACGGAGCCTCCTTCAAGGGCAACGTCGACATGGACATGAAGGAGCGCTGA
- the pyrE gene encoding orotate phosphoribosyltransferase, producing MLTDSLARDKARLLELLTQRSFERRRVVLSSGKESDFYIDCKRTALLAEGHFLIGRLFLDAIRREAPEAVGVGGLTLGADPLASAVSLTGYLSGHPLSAFIVRKEPKGHGTGQWIEGLSGLGAGAKVAIVEDVVTTGGSTIKAIERAQSEGLTVLGAFALVDRMEGGREAVEAAGHRLFTLFTRKDFIP from the coding sequence GTGCTCACGGATTCTCTCGCCCGCGACAAGGCCCGCTTGCTGGAGTTGCTCACGCAGCGCTCCTTCGAGCGTCGGCGTGTGGTGCTCTCGTCTGGCAAGGAGTCGGATTTCTACATCGACTGCAAGCGCACGGCGCTCCTGGCCGAGGGGCACTTCCTCATTGGCCGCCTGTTCCTGGACGCCATCCGCCGCGAGGCACCGGAGGCGGTGGGCGTGGGCGGGCTGACGCTGGGGGCTGATCCGCTGGCGTCGGCGGTGAGCCTCACGGGCTACCTGTCCGGCCATCCGCTGTCGGCCTTCATCGTCCGCAAGGAGCCCAAGGGCCACGGCACCGGCCAGTGGATTGAGGGACTCAGCGGCCTGGGCGCGGGCGCGAAGGTGGCCATCGTCGAGGACGTCGTGACGACGGGTGGCTCCACCATCAAGGCCATCGAGCGGGCTCAGTCCGAGGGCCTCACGGTGCTGGGCGCCTTCGCCCTGGTGGACCGGATGGAGGGCGGTCGCGAAGCGGTGGAAGCCGCGGGCCACCGGCTCTTCACGCTGTTCACCCGCAAGGACTTCATTCCGTGA
- a CDS encoding ParB/RepB/Spo0J family partition protein: MPGSPEGGSSSAPEAISARGDGGSEVAAQGEPSFVALPRVDGGEGEPGSSTPASADTSGASPEGGSVESHGVAAEGAPGAGEPERTMESSVGSSEESQVKSPTESEDSSGEPKPEARTEQAPVPEARAEESSTQEAASPEATSSEAEAGAESDADSSESDEEPGLELLAAPEQRLAGRVVTVLMPLERLEDDVGHRLRPEGDVSGLATDIARLGQLFPVDVRPRGGERYQLVCGFRRVAALRFLKRDAVQARVHTDLSDEDALLMSLAEAIHATPVDPEVLEAKREQLESQGRLSAAVADMLAKALATEDSLAPEGVEEEIDADELAGDVSQRLGAINQDLSLLADVFASLDESRRAELLMQLRYSSELVAYLEGL; this comes from the coding sequence ATGCCGGGGTCTCCGGAGGGTGGCTCGTCGTCGGCACCCGAGGCGATTTCGGCGCGTGGCGACGGTGGCTCCGAGGTCGCCGCGCAGGGTGAGCCCTCGTTCGTGGCGCTCCCACGTGTCGACGGTGGGGAAGGGGAGCCGGGCTCCTCGACTCCCGCATCGGCGGACACGAGCGGTGCGTCGCCAGAGGGAGGCTCGGTGGAGTCTCACGGTGTCGCCGCGGAAGGGGCGCCCGGCGCGGGCGAGCCTGAGCGGACCATGGAGTCGTCGGTGGGTTCGTCGGAAGAGTCCCAGGTGAAGTCCCCCACGGAGTCCGAGGACTCCAGCGGGGAGCCGAAGCCGGAGGCGCGGACCGAGCAGGCCCCTGTCCCGGAGGCGCGGGCCGAAGAGTCCTCGACGCAAGAAGCGGCGTCGCCGGAGGCCACGTCCTCGGAGGCCGAGGCGGGGGCGGAGTCGGATGCCGATTCCTCGGAGTCCGATGAGGAGCCGGGGCTGGAGCTGTTGGCCGCTCCCGAGCAGCGCCTCGCGGGGCGCGTCGTGACGGTGCTGATGCCGTTGGAGCGGCTCGAGGACGACGTGGGGCATCGCCTCCGTCCGGAGGGTGACGTGTCCGGGCTGGCGACGGACATCGCCCGGCTGGGGCAGTTGTTCCCCGTGGACGTGCGGCCTCGTGGTGGTGAGCGCTACCAACTGGTGTGCGGTTTCCGGCGCGTGGCGGCGCTGCGCTTCCTCAAGCGGGACGCGGTGCAGGCGCGTGTCCACACGGACCTGTCCGACGAGGACGCGCTGCTCATGTCGCTGGCGGAGGCCATCCACGCCACGCCCGTGGACCCCGAGGTGCTGGAGGCCAAGCGCGAGCAGCTCGAGTCCCAGGGGCGCCTGAGCGCGGCCGTGGCGGACATGCTCGCCAAGGCGCTCGCCACCGAGGACTCGCTGGCACCCGAGGGCGTCGAGGAGGAGATCGACGCGGACGAGCTGGCGGGAGATGTCTCGCAGCGGCTGGGGGCCATCAACCAGGACCTCTCGTTGCTGGCGGACGTGTTCGCCTCGCTGGATGAGTCGCGCCGCGCGGAGTTGTTGATGCAGCTTCGGTATTCGTCGGAGCTGGTCGCGTACCTGGAGGGACTGTAG
- the bacP gene encoding bactofilin BacP — MATPKELSSDIVNNTVVGPSILISGRLTGDEDLTVRGRVEGELTLSRTLIVEPSGVVKANVAVRNAIVSGVVVGNINATESVELTREGRMVGDIHAPRVIIVDGASFRGRVDMGDVEPGRLPSERPVVARPAAVTRPATTPARPSAVPARPSTPTPPRPPPPPAATRPSAPTPTTPARPASKPLPPPPPPRVESRPAAPPVEQTTSAEPPTPFSVGAGAKKKVVVKKKTR; from the coding sequence GTGGCCACCCCGAAGGAGCTGAGCAGCGATATCGTCAACAACACCGTGGTGGGGCCTTCCATCCTCATCAGCGGTCGGTTGACGGGCGATGAGGACCTCACGGTCCGAGGCCGCGTGGAGGGCGAGCTGACGCTCAGCCGCACCCTCATCGTGGAGCCGTCGGGCGTGGTGAAGGCCAACGTCGCGGTGCGCAACGCCATCGTCAGTGGCGTGGTGGTGGGCAACATCAACGCCACGGAGAGCGTGGAGCTGACCCGAGAGGGACGCATGGTCGGGGACATCCACGCCCCGCGCGTCATCATCGTGGACGGCGCCAGCTTCCGCGGCCGCGTGGACATGGGTGACGTGGAGCCCGGCCGTCTGCCGTCGGAGCGCCCGGTGGTGGCGCGTCCCGCCGCGGTGACGCGTCCGGCGACGACCCCGGCGCGCCCCAGCGCCGTTCCCGCGCGTCCTTCCACGCCCACGCCGCCGCGTCCGCCGCCGCCTCCCGCGGCCACGCGCCCGTCGGCGCCGACGCCCACGACTCCCGCCCGCCCCGCGAGCAAGCCGCTGCCGCCGCCTCCGCCCCCTCGGGTTGAGTCGCGTCCGGCCGCCCCGCCCGTGGAGCAGACGACTTCTGCCGAGCCGCCAACGCCCTTCTCAGTGGGTGCTGGCGCCAAGAAGAAGGTCGTGGTGAAGAAGAAGACCCGCTAG
- a CDS encoding alpha/beta hydrolase: MARIDEGYFTSRDGTRLFWKTHLPDSEPRAHVAVVHGYGDHFGRYQYVTDALVADGFAVHGFDYRGHGRAEGRRAYCEKWPHYVDDLEVFWERVRGAAGGRKTFALAHSHGGLMAAHWAGARAVEGLSGLVLSGPYFKLAITPPAVKVMAARAAGALVPWLGIASGLKVEDLTRDPEVQRATKEDPLYLSIATPRWFIESTKAQAEAMLLASKIQVPLFVLCGAEDGVAAPAAARVFFETAGSADKKFKEYPGMKHEPLNEVGRGEVFRDISGWISAHL; this comes from the coding sequence ATGGCTCGCATCGACGAGGGCTATTTCACCAGCAGGGATGGCACCCGGCTCTTCTGGAAGACCCATCTCCCGGATTCCGAGCCGCGTGCTCATGTCGCGGTGGTGCATGGCTACGGAGACCACTTCGGCCGCTACCAATACGTGACGGACGCACTCGTGGCGGACGGCTTCGCGGTGCACGGCTTCGACTACCGGGGCCACGGTCGCGCCGAGGGCCGCCGCGCCTACTGCGAGAAGTGGCCGCACTACGTCGACGACCTGGAGGTCTTCTGGGAGCGCGTGCGAGGCGCGGCCGGTGGACGCAAGACGTTCGCCCTGGCCCACAGCCACGGGGGCCTCATGGCGGCGCACTGGGCGGGGGCTCGCGCCGTGGAGGGTTTGTCCGGACTGGTGTTGTCGGGGCCGTACTTCAAGCTGGCCATCACGCCCCCGGCGGTGAAGGTGATGGCGGCGCGCGCGGCGGGAGCGCTGGTGCCCTGGCTGGGCATCGCCTCCGGCCTCAAGGTCGAGGACCTGACCCGAGACCCCGAAGTCCAACGCGCCACGAAGGAAGACCCGCTCTACCTGTCCATCGCCACGCCGCGCTGGTTCATCGAGTCCACCAAGGCGCAGGCGGAGGCGATGTTGCTGGCGTCGAAGATTCAAGTCCCGCTGTTCGTGCTCTGCGGAGCGGAGGACGGGGTGGCGGCGCCGGCGGCGGCGCGGGTGTTCTTCGAGACGGCGGGCTCGGCGGACAAGAAGTTCAAGGAGTACCCGGGCATGAAGCACGAGCCGCTCAACGAGGTGGGGCGCGGTGAAGTGTTCCGGGATATCTCCGGCTGGATCTCCGCGCATCTCTGA
- the bacN gene encoding bactofilin BacN produces MAQGETGIIGKGIVIKGSLTGGGDLVIEGRVEGQIALKNHLTIESTGKVQADIRAEELTINGEASGNIDASTRVAINASAKVAGDIKAPRIVIEDGAVFNGSIEMDVRLPDDI; encoded by the coding sequence ATGGCACAGGGTGAAACGGGCATCATCGGCAAGGGCATCGTCATCAAGGGAAGCCTCACGGGTGGTGGGGACCTTGTCATCGAGGGGCGGGTGGAGGGGCAGATTGCCCTGAAGAACCACCTCACCATCGAGAGCACCGGCAAGGTGCAGGCGGACATCCGGGCCGAGGAGTTGACCATCAACGGCGAGGCCAGCGGCAACATCGACGCCTCGACACGAGTGGCCATCAACGCTTCGGCCAAGGTGGCCGGCGACATCAAGGCGCCGCGCATCGTCATCGAGGATGGCGCCGTGTTCAACGGCTCCATCGAGATGGACGTCCGGCTGCCGGACGACATCTGA